The Sediminispirochaeta smaragdinae DSM 11293 genome has a segment encoding these proteins:
- a CDS encoding TrmH family RNA methyltransferase → MSEAKSDEALIAYLKQFVTTRRWERIISILEERTRYITVVLEDIYQPHNASAVLRSCEGFGIQDVHVIENRNRFTISSGVALGTSGWLDIHRYREEGAGNTLKAVHELKAKGYRIVATSPHAQDINLEDFDISAGKSAFLFGNELEGVSQEAMALADEFMKIPMRGFVESFNISVSCAIVLHHLSWKLRELDPALWKLNEEEKSQILLTWLRKSVKSADSLEEHFRQQQ, encoded by the coding sequence ATGAGCGAAGCAAAAAGCGACGAAGCCCTTATTGCATATCTCAAACAGTTCGTCACCACCAGGCGATGGGAACGTATAATCTCGATTCTTGAAGAGCGTACTCGATATATCACCGTCGTGCTTGAAGACATCTATCAGCCGCACAACGCCAGTGCGGTCCTTCGCAGTTGTGAAGGCTTCGGAATTCAGGATGTCCATGTAATTGAAAACCGAAACCGGTTTACTATTTCCAGCGGGGTGGCACTCGGCACAAGCGGTTGGCTCGACATCCACCGCTATCGGGAAGAAGGAGCAGGGAATACCCTTAAAGCCGTTCATGAGCTAAAAGCAAAAGGATATCGGATTGTGGCAACAAGTCCTCACGCCCAAGATATCAATCTGGAAGATTTTGACATATCGGCAGGAAAGAGTGCCTTTCTTTTCGGTAATGAGCTTGAAGGAGTAAGCCAAGAGGCAATGGCCCTTGCCGACGAATTCATGAAGATCCCCATGCGCGGCTTTGTAGAGAGCTTCAATATCAGTGTCTCTTGTGCCATTGTGCTTCACCATCTCAGTTGGAAACTCCGGGAGCTTGATCCAGCCCTCTGGAAGCTTAATGAAGAAGAAAAAAGCCAGATTCTGCTTACCTGGCTCAGAAAGAGCGTAAAGAGCGCCGATTCCTTGGAAGAACATTTCAGACAGCAGCAGTAG
- a CDS encoding iron-containing alcohol dehydrogenase: MKDFRNPTKLNAGLKALDTLAGELASRSSFRPLFLLSPELGASFRRLLRRGTELRELLLVCVPEAVGDAELVQLKDMLLEKECDGVVAVGGFPALSAARRIALQGTDALPVVALPCGSYCGSGVGHMSEEAVADVDVAILDPRLFRDGCGNKFSAKQNRLADTSSCSLHGQVWAHVGNDLWAGSLSAHSSVMKRYLQALSLVVWELSSCPIAANDSPSSILPAKRVPAYFEFTGRGRVVSGHGALSQLPELLADAGGARPMLLSDPGVAAAGLTARVERLLSGAGIPPAVVDTAIPSDSDIETVRRLGYRYRESHCDSIVAVGGGSVIDTAKGVNILAGYGGERLSDFAGAGKINRRLPPLIALPSTSGTGSEATLVAVIADHSEGKKLLYTSPFLQPDIALLDPELTSSLPPFLTAATGMDALTHAVEAWFCLGHNPVSDRHALTAISLIGKHLLHVVANPDDVSGRTALAQASNLAGLAFSNSMVGMIHSLGHSVGAACGVHHGMAMAILLPLGIEYNLSRIGGDLGPVLEALTGTSSSPAGPALIAEVRRMNEELHRITEGRHPRSFSEIRDREGTPLVREEDLPRIAMLSQGDGSVLYNPEELDYDDALRVLKAAYEGGSLHAS; the protein is encoded by the coding sequence GTGAAGGACTTTCGGAACCCGACAAAACTCAATGCAGGCCTAAAAGCCCTGGACACTCTTGCTGGAGAGCTGGCCTCCAGAAGCTCTTTTCGCCCCCTGTTCCTGCTTTCCCCCGAGCTTGGAGCCTCTTTTCGACGTCTTCTTCGCCGAGGGACGGAGCTCCGTGAGCTTCTGCTGGTATGCGTGCCTGAAGCGGTGGGGGATGCTGAACTGGTACAATTGAAGGATATGCTCCTGGAGAAGGAGTGCGACGGAGTAGTTGCCGTCGGCGGTTTCCCCGCACTCTCGGCCGCACGCCGTATTGCCCTTCAGGGAACGGATGCGCTTCCCGTTGTTGCGCTTCCTTGCGGAAGCTATTGCGGAAGTGGTGTTGGACATATGAGCGAGGAAGCCGTCGCCGATGTCGATGTGGCGATCCTTGATCCCCGTCTATTTCGGGATGGGTGCGGAAATAAATTCTCTGCGAAACAGAACCGATTGGCCGATACCTCTTCCTGTTCCTTACATGGACAGGTGTGGGCACATGTCGGAAACGATCTCTGGGCCGGTTCCCTGTCTGCCCATTCCTCTGTTATGAAGCGCTACCTGCAGGCCCTTTCCCTTGTTGTCTGGGAACTCTCCTCTTGTCCTATTGCTGCAAACGACTCCCCCTCTTCTATCCTCCCGGCTAAGCGGGTTCCTGCGTACTTCGAATTTACCGGCCGGGGCAGGGTCGTTTCGGGACACGGGGCACTTTCCCAACTGCCTGAGCTTCTTGCGGACGCAGGAGGGGCCCGACCCATGCTGCTTTCGGATCCGGGAGTGGCAGCCGCCGGTTTGACTGCACGGGTGGAGAGGCTTCTTTCCGGGGCCGGTATCCCTCCTGCTGTTGTCGATACCGCCATTCCGAGCGACTCCGACATAGAGACGGTACGCAGACTTGGCTACCGCTACCGTGAGAGTCATTGTGATTCCATCGTTGCGGTTGGCGGTGGCTCTGTTATTGATACAGCAAAGGGGGTGAATATCCTTGCCGGCTATGGTGGGGAACGTCTCTCCGATTTTGCCGGAGCGGGTAAGATAAACCGCCGCCTGCCTCCCCTTATTGCTTTGCCTAGTACCAGTGGGACCGGGAGTGAGGCAACCCTGGTTGCGGTTATTGCCGATCATAGCGAAGGGAAAAAGTTACTGTATACCAGCCCGTTTCTCCAGCCTGATATAGCCCTCCTTGATCCTGAACTGACCTCATCCTTACCGCCTTTTCTTACTGCGGCCACGGGGATGGATGCGTTGACCCACGCCGTAGAGGCGTGGTTTTGTCTGGGCCACAATCCTGTCAGCGATCGCCATGCCTTGACGGCAATCTCGCTTATAGGAAAACACCTTTTGCATGTGGTTGCCAATCCCGACGATGTTTCCGGCAGAACGGCATTGGCGCAGGCCAGTAATCTGGCTGGGCTTGCCTTTTCCAATTCCATGGTTGGTATGATCCACTCCCTGGGGCATTCGGTAGGGGCTGCATGCGGAGTACATCACGGAATGGCTATGGCCATACTCCTGCCCTTAGGAATCGAGTACAACCTCTCTCGTATCGGAGGTGATTTGGGTCCTGTCCTGGAAGCCCTGACCGGGACCTCTTCATCGCCGGCCGGGCCTGCCCTTATTGCCGAGGTCCGTCGCATGAACGAAGAGCTTCATCGCATAACGGAAGGCCGCCATCCCCGTTCCTTTTCAGAAATCCGAGACAGGGAGGGCACGCCTTTGGTAAGGGAGGAGGATCTTCCCCGCATAGCAATGCTCTCGCAGGGGGATGGATCTGTGCTCTACAACCCTGAGGAACTTGATTACGATGATGCTCTTCGGGTTCTTAAGGCCGCCTATGAGGGGGGTTCGTTGCACGCTTCATAA
- a CDS encoding YbgA family protein, translating into MKKTFPRPKLFVSRCLGFDACRYNGLKIIDRSVELLKSHADIVTACPELAIGLGVPRKPIRVVEEEGRRMLYQPATENDYAAAMEAWLGDYLDALGPVDGFILKAKSPSCGPWGVKRFTSRYQPGTSKIGAGFFGGEVVHRFLGCPIEEEGRLRNFTIREHFLTFLFTLASFRDSVLRPGAGAKDLVRFHTTNKLLFLAYNQRIMREMGKLVARAGSESFEYLTEEYRVSLGRLFSKPPKPNAMINAFEHAFGGLSDKLSPAERSFFIDTLEEYRDERIPVSTIVHLLVGWALRFGNDYLLEQSLIAPFPSDLVEITDSGKGRNR; encoded by the coding sequence ATGAAGAAAACTTTTCCACGGCCGAAATTGTTTGTTTCCCGGTGCCTTGGTTTTGATGCTTGCCGTTACAACGGTTTGAAGATTATCGACAGAAGCGTCGAATTGTTGAAATCCCACGCCGATATCGTGACGGCTTGTCCCGAGCTTGCCATCGGGCTGGGAGTTCCTCGTAAACCGATTCGAGTTGTCGAGGAGGAGGGGCGCCGGATGCTCTATCAACCTGCAACGGAAAATGACTATGCCGCCGCCATGGAGGCATGGCTCGGAGACTATCTCGATGCTCTGGGTCCTGTGGATGGTTTTATCCTTAAGGCGAAGAGCCCGTCCTGCGGCCCCTGGGGTGTCAAACGCTTTACGAGCAGATATCAGCCTGGAACTTCGAAGATCGGCGCTGGGTTTTTCGGCGGTGAGGTTGTCCATCGTTTTCTCGGCTGTCCCATAGAAGAGGAAGGGCGACTGAGGAACTTCACCATTCGTGAACACTTTTTGACATTTCTCTTTACTCTTGCATCCTTTCGAGACTCTGTGCTTCGTCCCGGAGCCGGAGCGAAAGATCTTGTGCGTTTTCATACAACAAATAAATTGCTTTTTCTTGCATATAATCAGCGCATCATGCGGGAGATGGGAAAACTCGTGGCACGGGCGGGATCGGAAAGCTTTGAGTACTTGACCGAAGAATACCGAGTTTCCCTTGGTCGACTTTTTTCCAAACCTCCGAAACCGAATGCCATGATCAATGCCTTTGAACACGCGTTCGGCGGTCTTTCCGACAAACTTTCTCCGGCCGAGCGGTCATTTTTCATCGACACACTGGAAGAGTATCGTGACGAGCGAATACCGGTAAGCACGATCGTCCATCTTCTCGTTGGATGGGCTCTCCGGTTCGGCAACGACTATTTGTTGGAACAAAGTCTCATAGCGCCTTTTCCCTCAGATCTTGTAGAGATAACCGATAGTGGAAAAGGGAGGAACCGATAA
- a CDS encoding FadR/GntR family transcriptional regulator — protein MGDCIPRKAKSLKEQCINYLEERIISGDFPSGHRLPSERALAGMLRVSRPVVHESVVELSNRGFITILPRRGCIVNDFRTTGSSELLSSLFRYASGSLRPDILSGMAEMRLLFETEMARLAALRRSNEGIVRLKAALRQEVKVAESVDWRGKVIAEADYAFHHAIALAGENIVYQMLMNSFRTLYLNVLSRFYGKRFDLRPILDKHRALLANIVEGKGEDAAWEMKGLLTMNKAV, from the coding sequence ATGGGCGATTGTATCCCTCGTAAAGCAAAAAGCCTAAAAGAGCAGTGCATCAATTACCTTGAAGAACGTATCATCTCAGGCGACTTCCCAAGTGGCCATCGCCTTCCTTCCGAGCGGGCGCTCGCCGGTATGCTCCGGGTCAGCAGGCCCGTTGTTCATGAAAGTGTGGTGGAGCTTTCCAACCGGGGATTCATCACGATTCTTCCGAGACGGGGCTGCATCGTGAATGATTTTCGAACCACTGGCTCCTCAGAGCTTCTCTCTTCCCTTTTTCGGTACGCAAGCGGTTCTCTGCGGCCCGATATCCTCAGTGGCATGGCGGAGATGCGTCTTCTTTTTGAGACCGAAATGGCTCGTCTCGCGGCTCTGCGGCGAAGTAACGAAGGCATAGTCAGACTTAAGGCCGCCCTCAGGCAGGAAGTTAAGGTTGCCGAATCGGTTGATTGGAGGGGAAAAGTCATCGCTGAAGCAGATTATGCTTTTCACCACGCCATAGCCCTTGCCGGGGAAAATATCGTGTATCAAATGCTGATGAACAGTTTCAGAACCCTTTATCTCAATGTTCTTTCCCGCTTTTATGGCAAGCGTTTTGATCTTCGTCCGATCCTCGACAAACATCGGGCTCTATTGGCAAACATTGTCGAAGGAAAAGGGGAAGATGCCGCCTGGGAAATGAAGGGATTATTGACGATGAATAAGGCAGTATAG
- a CDS encoding sensor domain-containing diguanylate cyclase yields MTEAQNQPKSNEELEKELFDIRQLLEISKSLSSQLDLSSLLDSILYICMGQMRVTQAALFARNDLDSKSLRLTRNQEGFLLDHNRDYQISIDDPLSFQFLHEPRCYTLEESRSLCPSAPALQIIGLLSPTLLIPLIARGHLTGIILLGERIQGGLYTPKEERYLLDISRLASSALYNAILFEMSTTDMMTHLRFRHYFTTVVSDKLMEKGDFYSFSIIMLDIDHFKKVNDTYGHTAGDEVIKSVSRIIRDNLRQQDMGVRYGGEEFLVFLEEVPETTAYDIAERLRKKVGTCHEELMACSEQVTISAGVAHYRPSVDKNIEACIHRADVALYYSKRNGRNRTTCASEIEQLEQ; encoded by the coding sequence ATGACCGAAGCACAGAATCAGCCGAAAAGCAATGAAGAACTAGAAAAAGAACTCTTTGATATCCGACAGCTTTTGGAAATTAGTAAAAGCCTCAGCAGCCAGCTTGATCTCTCAAGCCTTCTTGATTCGATTCTTTATATCTGCATGGGCCAAATGAGGGTCACACAGGCCGCTCTTTTTGCAAGAAACGATCTTGACTCGAAAAGTTTACGATTGACAAGAAATCAGGAGGGTTTCCTCCTCGACCATAACAGGGATTATCAGATTAGCATCGATGATCCTCTTAGCTTTCAATTTCTTCACGAACCGCGCTGTTATACCCTGGAAGAGAGCAGGAGCCTCTGCCCTTCTGCACCAGCATTACAGATAATCGGCCTTCTCTCCCCGACTCTTTTGATCCCCCTCATCGCAAGAGGCCACCTTACCGGTATCATTTTGCTTGGAGAACGCATCCAGGGAGGGCTTTATACCCCAAAAGAGGAACGTTACCTCCTGGACATTTCAAGGTTAGCCTCTTCCGCCCTTTACAATGCGATCCTTTTTGAAATGTCTACCACCGATATGATGACCCACCTTAGATTCAGGCATTACTTCACCACCGTCGTCTCTGATAAACTCATGGAAAAGGGTGATTTCTATTCATTCTCCATCATAATGTTGGATATCGATCATTTTAAGAAGGTTAACGACACCTACGGCCATACGGCAGGAGACGAGGTAATCAAAAGCGTGAGCAGAATCATACGAGACAATCTCCGCCAGCAGGATATGGGGGTACGCTACGGGGGCGAAGAGTTTCTTGTTTTTCTGGAAGAGGTTCCCGAAACGACAGCCTACGACATTGCCGAAAGGCTGAGAAAAAAGGTGGGGACCTGCCACGAGGAGCTTATGGCATGTAGCGAACAAGTAACAATCTCTGCAGGGGTGGCCCACTATCGTCCATCCGTGGATAAAAACATCGAAGCCTGCATCCATAGAGCGGATGTTGCTCTCTATTACTCAAAACGGAACGGAAGAAATCGAACAACCTGTGCCAGCGAGATTGAACAACTTGAGCAATAG
- a CDS encoding SET domain-containing protein: MNRNIRQHFFDTGLMWLTRPRLESEQLRKLTPEFMLSLDYFLENREEFLALERLYGNAVRNGVLASFGIASVDKDIGLGLFAAEPLKREDFVGEYTGIVREAREIDADEIDAAGHYPDDWAWDYPVDIPGLPPLEIDAATEGNPLRYVNHSLFPNLRPDHFLLDGVWVIIFVADRDIERGEELTIDYGDAYWSDGFRELVLREGELEKLGLRDHIDHMES; this comes from the coding sequence ATGAATCGGAATATACGGCAACATTTTTTTGATACCGGCTTGATGTGGCTTACACGTCCTCGGCTTGAATCGGAACAGCTTCGAAAACTAACACCCGAGTTTATGCTGAGCCTCGATTACTTTTTGGAAAACCGGGAGGAGTTTCTTGCTCTTGAGCGACTCTATGGGAATGCCGTTCGAAACGGTGTACTTGCTTCCTTCGGTATTGCTTCTGTTGATAAGGATATAGGCCTTGGCCTTTTTGCTGCAGAACCCCTGAAACGTGAAGATTTTGTTGGCGAGTATACTGGTATCGTTCGGGAGGCTAGAGAGATTGATGCCGACGAAATTGATGCGGCTGGCCATTATCCCGATGACTGGGCATGGGATTACCCCGTTGATATTCCGGGCCTTCCTCCCCTGGAGATTGATGCTGCGACGGAGGGAAATCCCCTTCGCTATGTAAATCATTCTCTGTTTCCCAATCTTCGTCCCGACCATTTCCTCCTTGACGGCGTCTGGGTGATTATTTTTGTTGCCGACAGAGATATCGAAAGAGGAGAAGAGCTGACTATCGATTATGGAGATGCCTATTGGAGTGACGGTTTCCGGGAACTTGTGCTACGGGAAGGCGAACTTGAAAAACTTGGCCTCCGTGATCACATCGACCATATGGAATCGTGA
- a CDS encoding amino acid ABC transporter ATP-binding protein: MTRFKEPLIRVEAIGKWYGELHVLKGLSLDVAEGEVVVIIGASGSGKSTLLRCMNFLEIAQQGKIYLDGEHIKPINKVLNRVRQDMGMVFQHFNLFPHMSVLQNVIEGPVHVKGMPKKEARELGLHLLEKVGLEDKPETYPAMLSGGQKQRVAIARALAMQPKVMLFDEPTSALDPELVGEVLGVMEELGKEGMTMVVVTHEMWFAKEAAHRVVFMDEGTILEEGTPEKIFSNPVEERTQAFLKQILPPDA, from the coding sequence GTGACCAGATTTAAAGAACCACTCATCCGTGTCGAAGCGATAGGAAAATGGTACGGAGAGCTGCATGTGTTGAAGGGCCTCAGCCTCGATGTGGCTGAAGGTGAGGTTGTCGTCATCATCGGGGCCAGTGGCTCCGGAAAAAGCACGCTGCTCCGCTGTATGAATTTTCTTGAGATCGCACAGCAAGGTAAAATTTACCTCGACGGAGAACATATAAAGCCGATAAACAAGGTACTCAACAGGGTACGGCAGGATATGGGAATGGTGTTTCAGCATTTCAACCTCTTTCCCCATATGTCGGTCTTACAAAACGTGATCGAGGGACCGGTCCATGTAAAAGGCATGCCGAAAAAAGAGGCTCGGGAACTGGGATTGCATCTTTTGGAAAAGGTCGGTCTTGAAGATAAGCCGGAGACCTACCCTGCCATGCTCTCGGGGGGGCAGAAACAGCGGGTGGCAATTGCCAGGGCCTTGGCCATGCAGCCCAAGGTGATGTTATTCGATGAACCGACCAGCGCCCTTGATCCTGAACTTGTCGGCGAGGTACTCGGCGTTATGGAAGAGTTAGGGAAGGAAGGAATGACCATGGTAGTCGTCACCCACGAGATGTGGTTTGCAAAAGAGGCGGCCCATCGGGTCGTGTTTATGGATGAAGGAACCATCCTCGAAGAGGGCACTCCGGAAAAAATCTTTTCAAACCCCGTCGAAGAGAGAACCCAAGCCTTCCTCAAGCAAATCCTGCCGCCGGATGCATAG
- a CDS encoding amino acid ABC transporter permease — translation MEHIFPWDFSVIPAKFLLFRDAALLTLEITTLGILTGLVLGLIAALGTISRNKVAHGVSSAYIFLIRGTPLLLQLFIIYYGLTTVVTIPPFPSAIIALGVHNGAYIAEIFRGSIQSIHYGQMEAARSLGMPRRKAMRRIILPQAFKRAVPSLGNQFIIALKDSSLASTIAVPELLLKGRQLGSSTFMYMEMLIIVAIWYLIMTSVLTIGVHRLEKRLRVSDRDQI, via the coding sequence GTGGAACATATCTTCCCTTGGGATTTTTCGGTCATCCCGGCAAAGTTTTTACTTTTCCGGGATGCCGCCCTCCTCACGTTGGAAATTACGACTCTTGGTATTCTCACAGGCCTGGTTCTCGGGCTGATAGCCGCGCTTGGGACAATATCGAGAAACAAGGTGGCCCATGGTGTATCCTCGGCCTACATCTTTCTTATTCGGGGAACACCACTGCTGCTTCAGCTTTTCATCATCTACTACGGCCTCACCACGGTGGTGACCATCCCCCCTTTCCCGTCGGCTATCATTGCCCTCGGTGTTCATAACGGTGCCTATATAGCCGAAATCTTTCGGGGCTCCATTCAGTCGATCCACTATGGCCAAATGGAAGCGGCAAGAAGTCTTGGAATGCCCAGGCGAAAGGCGATGCGAAGGATCATCCTTCCTCAAGCCTTTAAACGGGCCGTTCCGTCGCTGGGCAACCAGTTTATCATCGCTCTAAAGGACAGTTCCCTGGCCAGCACCATTGCGGTTCCTGAGCTGCTTCTTAAGGGGCGGCAACTCGGCAGTTCCACATTCATGTACATGGAAATGCTGATCATTGTCGCCATTTGGTATTTGATTATGACAAGCGTACTCACCATCGGTGTTCACCGCTTGGAAAAACGATTGAGGGTTAGCGACCGTGACCAGATTTAA
- a CDS encoding ABC transporter substrate-binding protein: MKRITSVLLMIALLLPAATLFAGGKQESSDNTISFAGSGGYPPFNFITENGDVEGFDVDVAAEIAKRMGKTLEYKTTAWDGIIEGLRAGRYDGILGSMGITEEREKVVDFSDPYYYSGPQLIVRKDSGIDGPSELSADNTIGLVTGTTFEGDANALGVKVKLYEDDNQTLMELLNGRVDGVLTDRIVGLNAIGKLKGGDKLTLVGSVLRTEKMGIAFQADDDELRETVNTILAEMRSDGTLKRISGKWFNGEDITVE, translated from the coding sequence ATGAAACGAATTACTAGTGTGCTGCTTATGATTGCATTGCTGCTTCCGGCAGCCACCCTTTTTGCCGGGGGAAAACAGGAATCATCGGACAACACGATAAGCTTTGCAGGATCGGGAGGGTATCCTCCCTTCAATTTCATCACTGAAAATGGTGATGTAGAGGGATTCGACGTCGACGTTGCAGCAGAAATTGCAAAGAGGATGGGAAAAACCCTAGAATACAAAACAACAGCCTGGGATGGTATCATTGAGGGACTGCGGGCAGGCCGCTATGACGGGATTCTCGGCAGCATGGGCATAACCGAAGAGCGGGAAAAGGTTGTAGACTTCTCCGATCCCTATTACTATTCGGGCCCGCAGCTGATCGTAAGAAAAGACAGTGGTATCGACGGCCCATCCGAACTAAGTGCCGACAACACCATCGGCCTTGTGACGGGAACAACCTTTGAGGGAGATGCCAATGCCCTCGGTGTAAAGGTTAAGTTGTACGAAGACGACAATCAGACCCTTATGGAACTGCTCAACGGCCGTGTAGACGGAGTCCTCACCGATCGTATCGTCGGACTAAACGCCATCGGTAAACTCAAGGGAGGAGATAAGCTGACCCTGGTCGGCTCTGTTCTCCGAACCGAAAAAATGGGTATTGCCTTCCAAGCCGATGATGACGAGCTACGCGAAACGGTAAATACGATTCTCGCAGAGATGCGTTCCGACGGAACATTGAAACGTATTAGTGGAAAATGGTTTAACGGCGAAGATATCACCGTAGAATAA
- a CDS encoding cache domain-containing protein: protein MEQIRCSIKTKLNLSIGSAVLFFLALLLVISYGLFKDSALKSTEALSLALLDGTDKQIDAFFGELERITRSVAEFPSVRGVETERMQLEFLATVRARKRMLRAVYLGTAEGQMYEWGYGPGFVDNAPVFPSDYDPRERPWYKAALTAGDYTITRPYLYASVPAIGITAVIPVRTEGGRFVGVLGVDVMLSDLQQIVDEMDMHHIGKVVLLNKEQVPIVNQFAEGVFDPSVVPSEGDGSFIHTFGGQLFYVASKQNRSSGWTLLLALPYRNIMERPMATIRLMIMLDVMLMLFLFVALGALSTALSFIRYSPS, encoded by the coding sequence ATGGAGCAAATTCGTTGCAGCATCAAGACAAAACTTAATCTTAGCATCGGTAGTGCCGTGCTTTTTTTTCTGGCGCTTCTTCTTGTCATTAGTTATGGTCTTTTCAAGGATAGTGCACTGAAAAGTACCGAAGCGTTGAGCCTTGCCCTTCTTGACGGTACGGATAAGCAGATTGATGCCTTTTTCGGGGAGCTTGAGAGAATCACCCGCTCGGTGGCCGAATTCCCATCGGTCAGAGGGGTCGAGACGGAGCGCATGCAATTAGAATTTCTCGCTACGGTTCGTGCACGGAAGAGGATGTTGAGGGCCGTCTATCTCGGAACGGCGGAGGGGCAGATGTACGAATGGGGCTACGGTCCCGGTTTTGTCGATAATGCCCCGGTTTTTCCCTCCGATTACGATCCAAGAGAGCGACCGTGGTACAAGGCGGCATTGACTGCCGGAGATTACACCATAACCCGTCCCTATCTGTATGCCAGTGTTCCGGCAATTGGTATAACCGCGGTCATCCCCGTACGTACGGAAGGGGGGCGTTTTGTCGGGGTCCTCGGCGTAGACGTCATGCTTTCCGACCTCCAGCAAATCGTCGATGAGATGGATATGCATCACATCGGCAAGGTTGTGTTACTCAACAAAGAACAGGTTCCCATCGTCAATCAATTTGCGGAAGGGGTCTTTGATCCTTCGGTGGTGCCGAGTGAAGGGGACGGAAGTTTTATCCATACCTTCGGTGGTCAACTTTTCTATGTGGCGAGCAAGCAGAATAGAAGTAGCGGCTGGACCTTGCTTTTGGCGCTTCCTTATCGAAACATCATGGAACGACCAATGGCGACGATTCGCTTGATGATTATGCTTGATGTCATGCTTATGCTTTTCCTCTTTGTTGCCCTGGGGGCATTGTCAACGGCTTTATCATTCATCCGTTACTCGCCATCGTAA
- a CDS encoding sensor histidine kinase: protein MIRTVESGKQDISMAVDTGDEIALLADELNALVVRVNDYSRKMEEEVRRRTKQLTALQQENLRLRVIEEKERIYGYLHDSLGARLTNIFLSNSVAQNSHDPELLKNMHERIEDNTQLAIGDLKEILAGADTDTRRIIDFRRLVTHTLGDRLKLRYITFQCNIEDSDPLNELPYALRFELENILQELVSNVLKHSGAKSVTLDISVHDGVVRIAFEDDGKGFDPSEASIGFGIRNMMNRVRGMGGRFSLDSKPGGGTRVSIEVEAR, encoded by the coding sequence GTGATACGAACCGTTGAGTCGGGGAAGCAGGATATTTCAATGGCCGTTGATACGGGGGATGAGATTGCCCTTCTCGCAGATGAGCTCAATGCCCTGGTAGTTCGTGTGAATGATTATTCTCGAAAAATGGAGGAGGAGGTCAGACGCCGGACAAAACAATTGACGGCATTGCAACAGGAAAATCTTCGACTCAGAGTCATTGAAGAAAAAGAACGAATTTACGGTTACCTCCACGACTCCCTTGGTGCACGACTGACAAATATTTTTCTTTCCAACAGTGTCGCCCAAAATTCTCACGACCCGGAACTCTTGAAAAACATGCATGAACGGATAGAAGATAATACCCAGCTTGCCATAGGAGATCTGAAGGAAATCCTTGCCGGGGCAGATACGGACACCAGGCGGATCATCGACTTTCGGCGTTTGGTTACCCACACCCTCGGCGATCGCCTGAAACTGCGGTATATTACTTTTCAGTGCAACATCGAAGATTCCGATCCACTGAACGAGCTTCCCTATGCCTTACGTTTCGAGCTTGAAAATATCCTGCAGGAGCTGGTCAGCAATGTGTTAAAGCACTCGGGAGCCAAGTCCGTTACCCTCGATATCTCGGTTCATGATGGAGTGGTTAGAATCGCTTTTGAAGACGATGGAAAGGGCTTCGATCCTTCGGAGGCCTCCATTGGTTTCGGGATCAGAAATATGATGAACAGGGTCCGGGGAATGGGCGGCCGTTTTTCCCTCGACAGCAAACCGGGTGGTGGCACCAGGGTGTCTATTGAGGTAGAGGCAAGATGA
- a CDS encoding response regulator, producing the protein MIRIMICEDEREAREGFRYLLGLDEEIRVVGAFASAEQLIDSIREVGTPDVVMMDIGLPEMSGIEATRIIHEKWPQINILILTIFEEEEKILSAIQAGASGYVLKNTRPGELTSQIKALYRGGSPISPQIARTLLGELRKEKSPADHVDYNLTPRELDVVKGIIAGYTYREIADRYNISGSTVKKHILHIYKKLNVSSRVEFMKKMYGPNGPLSAL; encoded by the coding sequence ATGATCAGGATCATGATATGCGAAGATGAACGGGAGGCGAGGGAAGGTTTTCGCTATCTCTTGGGGCTTGATGAGGAGATACGTGTTGTCGGGGCTTTTGCTTCCGCCGAGCAGTTAATCGATTCGATCCGTGAAGTGGGGACTCCCGACGTGGTAATGATGGATATTGGCTTGCCTGAGATGAGCGGCATCGAGGCAACCAGAATCATCCATGAAAAATGGCCTCAGATTAATATTTTGATTCTTACCATCTTCGAGGAGGAGGAGAAAATCCTTTCCGCCATTCAGGCCGGAGCATCGGGCTATGTACTGAAAAATACCAGGCCGGGCGAGCTTACCAGTCAGATAAAAGCGCTCTACCGGGGCGGCAGTCCGATCAGTCCGCAGATTGCACGAACCCTTCTCGGAGAGCTTAGAAAAGAAAAATCTCCTGCCGACCATGTCGATTATAATTTAACTCCTCGGGAGCTTGATGTGGTAAAGGGGATTATCGCCGGTTACACCTACAGGGAGATTGCCGATCGCTACAATATTTCCGGTTCTACGGTGAAAAAGCATATCCTGCATATCTATAAAAAACTCAATGTAAGTAGTAGGGTCGAGTTCATGAAAAAGATGTATGGGCCAAATGGCCCATTGTCCGCTTTATAA